The Aspergillus nidulans FGSC A4 chromosome VII nucleotide sequence GCAACACTCACCGATGATGCGTGGGAAGATTCTTCTGTGGTGTCCAGATCATGATTCTACTGCTCTGATACCTTGTGGACGGTGGTGTTAAATACTCTGAGCGGTTCTCTCTGGGTCCTgtcagaagctcaagcacAGACTCATATTGTCAACGCCTTGCTCCTTGTGTAGTACGAGCCATGAGAATCCTTCTTCCCGTCTTGGCCACTGCCAGCCTTGCCCATGCTGTGTCCATAACCGGCTGCCACAAGCATGGTGACGATGTATACTGTTTGACCGACGACGGCGGCGAGGTGCAGGTACTTCTAGATAATCCGCCGGCCGGAGACCCTCCCTCTGAATATACCGACTGCCACGAGCACGGAAGCACATGGTAAGCACTCACCGTCTGGCCTCCCCACCCTAGCTGACCGCTGTAGGTACTGTGTCGATGCAGGAGGAAACGATGTCGAGATCCTGGGAGAGATAACCGACAGCTCCACCAGCACGAACAGTACTAACGAAGAGACGACGACCACCGAATCGACGGAAGAGAGCACGGAAGGAGAGAACTGCCATTTCCACGCAGGCGTAGAGTAAGGGCCTCTTCCATTGCTGTCGCATAATTATTGACCAGACAGGCACTGTCTTGCCCCTGGGGAATCAGAAAGTGGTGGCAGCACCAGCGAGTCGTCGTGCGGGATCCAGACTCGAGATTATGACATGCCCTTGCGTATCGGGACGCTCTTCGTCGTTCTCGTCACCAGCTCTATTGGTGTGTTCCTCCCTATGGGTCTGGTGAAGCTTCCTTCCGCGACCATCAATGTTTGGGCGTCCACCATTATCAAACAGTTCGGTACAGGTGTCATCCTCTCGACCGCATTCGTTCACGTGAGTCACATCCATCATGCCCTCTCTGGAAGAAATTAACAAAACCAGCTCTACACACATGCAGATCTCATGTTCGGCAACGAGTGTCTCGGCGAGCTCGACTACGAGGCCACCACATCAGCCGTCGTGATGGCCGgtatcttcctttccttcctgacCGAGTATATGGGCCATCGTTTTATTCTCGCCCGCGCGGCCCGTTCCGCCGAACGATCCCAGCCAGCCGAGAATGGCTCGAACATCTCCTCCAAGTCCGCGGCCGAGCAAGAACCGCAGCCGCATCACCACGCCACTCTCGCCGGCCTGGGCCACCATCATGGCGGCGACCCAACCAACCCCAACACAAAGCTCTCCGTGCTGGTCATGGAAGCCGGTGTCATCTTTCACAGTATCCTCATCGGGGTAACCCTCGTCGTCGCGGGCGACTCATTTTACAAGACCCTTCTTGTCGTGATTGTTTTCCaccagttcttcgagggACTGGCGCTAGGAGCCCGGATCGCGCTTCTGCCAGGTCGTACGTTCCCTAGCAAAGCCATCATGGGCGGTGTCTTCGCGCTCATCACGCCCATCGGTATGGCGATTGGCATGGGCGTGATCCACTCCTTCAACGGGCAGGATCGCCAGACGCTCGTCGCGCTGGGGACCCTCGATGCTCTCTCCGCCGGTATCCTTGTGTGGGTTGGCGTTGTCGACATGTGGGCACGCGACTGGGTTATCGAAGGAGGCGACATGTTCAGCGCTCCGTTGGGGCATGTTGCAGCGGGCGGTATCTCACTGGTTGCCGGGATGATCTTGATGGGCGTCTTGGGCAAGTGGGCATGATCATGTTGCTGGTCGACATTGGTATTGAAAAACTCTAGAATAGTCTCCGTGAGGATATGGCGCGTTGGTTCAGCTCAAAACACCCCTTGCTTGGCTTGGCTGGGGGACGCTGTGTTGGGTCCGGCCAACCGCCTTGGGTATGCTGATCTCCTGAATTGCGGCATCTCGAGGTCCCCCGTCGATTACTCGATTCGCAAATGATGAGAGTATACGGGGAATTCGAGCAAGATTTAT carries:
- the zrfC gene encoding putative ZIP Zinc transporter (transcript_id=CADANIAT00008482); its protein translation is MRILLPVLATASLAHAVSITGCHKHGDDVYCLTDDGGEVQVLLDNPPAGDPPSEYTDCHEHGSTWYCVDAGGNDVEILGEITDSSTSTNSTNEETTTTESTEESTEGENCHFHAGVEHCLAPGESESGGSTSESSCGIQTRDYDMPLRIGTLFVVLVTSSIGVFLPMGLVKLPSATINVWASTIIKQFGTGVILSTAFVHLYTHADLMFGNECLGELDYEATTSAVVMAGIFLSFLTEYMGHRFILARAARSAERSQPAENGSNISSKSAAEQEPQPHHHATLAGLGHHHGGDPTNPNTKLSVLVMEAGVIFHSILIGVTLVVAGDSFYKTLLVVIVFHQFFEGLALGARIALLPGRTFPSKAIMGGVFALITPIGMAIGMGVIHSFNGQDRQTLVALGTLDALSAGILVWVGVVDMWARDWVIEGGDMFSAPLGHVAAGGISLVAGMILMGVLGKWA